A window of Candidatus Thermoplasmatota archaeon contains these coding sequences:
- the dinB gene encoding DNA polymerase IV, producing ILHFDLDAFYASVEQRDDPSLKGKPVVIGADPEGGRGRGVVATASYEARAFGIRSAMPMTQAWRACPDAVYLPPDIERYAAVSREVFATIARHADVLEPGGIDEGYLDVTERTRGDFDEARALAARVAAEVRRDHGLSTSWGVAPSKLVAKIATDMQKPRGLTVVRPGEEERFLAPLPARKIPGVGPKTAERLEDLGVKTCADLAATPVALLARELGVWGPRLAALARGLDDSPVDPAWERKSVGSETTFHDDLPPGPALEEAVARAAGWVAEGLAAEALLARTVVLKVRLEDFTTFTRSRTLALPTDDAATLREAALALLAESPLPKRVRLVGVRGTNLVAPHGARQATLDRWPADVLGERAAAGGRGKRPRLWEWEERER from the coding sequence ATCCTGCATTTCGACCTCGACGCCTTCTACGCGAGCGTCGAGCAGCGCGACGATCCGTCCCTGAAGGGCAAGCCCGTCGTGATCGGCGCCGACCCCGAAGGCGGGCGCGGGCGCGGCGTCGTGGCGACCGCGAGCTACGAGGCGCGCGCCTTCGGCATCCGGAGCGCGATGCCGATGACGCAGGCGTGGCGCGCGTGCCCGGACGCCGTCTACCTGCCGCCGGACATCGAGCGGTACGCCGCCGTGAGCCGCGAGGTGTTCGCGACGATCGCGCGGCACGCGGACGTGCTCGAGCCCGGCGGCATCGACGAGGGGTACCTCGACGTGACGGAGCGCACGCGGGGCGACTTCGACGAGGCCCGCGCGCTCGCCGCGCGCGTCGCGGCTGAGGTGCGGCGCGACCACGGCCTCTCGACGAGCTGGGGCGTCGCGCCGTCGAAGCTCGTCGCGAAGATCGCGACCGACATGCAGAAGCCGCGCGGCCTCACCGTCGTGCGTCCGGGCGAGGAGGAGCGCTTCCTCGCGCCGCTTCCCGCGCGGAAGATCCCGGGCGTGGGGCCGAAGACCGCGGAGCGGCTCGAGGACCTCGGCGTGAAGACGTGCGCCGATCTCGCGGCCACGCCCGTCGCGCTGCTTGCGCGCGAACTCGGCGTGTGGGGGCCGCGCCTCGCGGCGCTCGCGCGCGGCCTGGACGATTCGCCCGTCGACCCCGCGTGGGAGCGCAAGAGCGTCGGCAGCGAGACGACGTTCCACGACGACCTCCCGCCGGGCCCCGCGCTCGAGGAGGCCGTCGCGCGCGCGGCGGGCTGGGTCGCGGAAGGCCTCGCCGCGGAGGCGCTCCTCGCGCGCACGGTGGTGCTCAAGGTCCGGCTCGAGGACTTCACGACGTTCACGCGCAGCCGCACGCTCGCCCTCCCGACGGACGACGCCGCGACGCTGCGCGAGGCCGCGCTCGCGCTCCTTGCCGAATCGCCGCTCCCGAAGCGCGTGCGCCTCGTCGGCGTGCGCGGGACGAATCTCGTCGCGCCGCATGGCGCCCGACAGGCGACGCTCGACCGCTGGCCCGCCGACGTGCTCGGCGAGCGCGCCGCGGCCGGGGGGCGCGGGAAGCGGCCGAGGCTGTGGGAGTGGGAGGAACGCGAACGGTAG
- a CDS encoding DEAD/DEAH box helicase, giving the protein MPSFKDFNLSPTTLAAVEAMGFETPTPIQAAAIPLLLQGEDVLGQAQTGTGKTAAFGLPIVESFCHERRLGRAARGPRALVLVPTRELAIQVVDELNALAGSAAAPPRSSRADDVDYSTGFAAVAVYGGVGFATQARALGSRGATCIVATPGRLIDHMERKSAHLENVEFLVLDEADRMLDMGFLPAVNRILSALPRDRQTAFFSATMPPEVSKLAGRILREPETVRVGEDSLTTPLAAQFRVVVRQEQKMGALAALLEAEEPERALVFVRTRHGARRLGKRLRALGHEAEALHGDLSQGQRERVMDRFRDGSLHILVATDVAARGIDVPEVTHVINFDVPTEPETYVHRIGRTGRAGKEGRAFLLATGDERQEVQAIERLIDATLEPFDVGPLPDVAFSEPKPQSPFRHGMHRRGRERDEGPRGRGRDGRGPNAGAARPGGDRRGASGPAGHAGRGPAGVRRGPGRGPGAPGRGSGRPGSGSGGRGRDRRGRA; this is encoded by the coding sequence ATGCCCTCGTTCAAGGACTTCAACCTCAGCCCGACCACGCTCGCCGCCGTCGAGGCGATGGGCTTCGAGACGCCGACCCCGATCCAGGCCGCCGCGATCCCGCTCCTCCTGCAGGGCGAAGACGTCCTCGGCCAGGCGCAGACCGGCACCGGCAAGACGGCGGCCTTCGGCCTCCCCATCGTGGAGTCGTTCTGCCACGAGCGTCGGCTCGGCCGGGCCGCCCGCGGTCCGCGCGCGCTCGTGCTCGTGCCGACGCGCGAGCTCGCGATCCAGGTCGTCGACGAGCTGAACGCGCTCGCGGGCTCCGCCGCCGCGCCGCCTCGCAGCAGCCGCGCGGACGACGTGGACTATTCGACAGGCTTCGCGGCGGTCGCGGTGTACGGCGGCGTCGGGTTCGCGACGCAGGCGCGCGCGCTCGGGTCGCGCGGCGCGACGTGCATCGTTGCGACGCCCGGCCGCCTCATCGACCACATGGAGCGCAAGAGCGCCCACCTGGAGAACGTGGAGTTCCTCGTCCTCGACGAGGCGGACCGCATGCTCGACATGGGTTTCCTGCCCGCCGTGAACCGCATCCTCTCGGCGCTCCCGCGCGATCGCCAGACGGCGTTCTTCAGCGCGACGATGCCGCCCGAGGTCTCGAAGCTCGCGGGGCGCATCCTGCGCGAGCCCGAGACGGTGCGCGTGGGCGAGGACTCGCTCACGACCCCGCTCGCCGCGCAGTTCCGCGTCGTCGTGCGGCAGGAGCAGAAGATGGGCGCCCTCGCCGCGCTCCTCGAAGCGGAGGAGCCCGAGCGCGCGCTCGTGTTCGTGCGGACGCGCCATGGCGCGCGACGGCTCGGCAAGCGCCTCCGCGCGCTCGGCCACGAAGCCGAGGCGCTCCACGGCGACCTTTCGCAGGGCCAGCGCGAGCGCGTGATGGACCGGTTCCGCGACGGGTCCCTGCACATCCTCGTCGCGACCGACGTCGCGGCGCGCGGCATCGACGTGCCCGAAGTGACGCACGTCATCAACTTCGACGTGCCCACGGAGCCTGAGACGTACGTGCACCGCATCGGCCGCACGGGCCGCGCGGGCAAGGAGGGCCGCGCGTTCCTCCTCGCAACGGGCGACGAGCGCCAGGAGGTCCAGGCGATCGAGCGCCTCATCGACGCGACGCTCGAGCCGTTCGACGTCGGACCGCTTCCGGACGTGGCTTTCTCGGAGCCGAAGCCCCAGAGCCCCTTCCGCCACGGCATGCATCGCCGCGGGCGCGAGCGCGACGAAGGTCCACGCGGTCGCGGCCGCGACGGGCGCGGTCCGAACGCGGGCGCCGCACGGCCCGGCGGCGACCGTCGCGGAGCCTCCGGTCCTGCGGGCCACGCCGGTCGAGGACCGGCCGGCGTCCGGCGCGGACCCGGGCGCGGTCCCGGCGCGCCCGGGCGCGGCTCCGGTCGTCCGGGGAGCGGAAGCGGCGGTCGCGGCCGCGACCGACGCGGGCGCGCGTGA